The Gloeomargarita lithophora Alchichica-D10 genomic sequence CAATCCCCCCCGTTGTACCACCTCGTCATGTTCGGCTTGGGTATAAACTTCGTACTCATGACGTACTAAGTTATATGCCTCTCGCAACCGGGCAACCACCGGGTCATCCGTGGGGGCTTTTTCCGAAGCGATGGCGATTTTGTCCTCCGCCACCAATTCCGGCAAACTTTGTTCCCCATAAACCTGCACCGCAAAATCCACCGCCAAGCGTAGGGTGCGTTCCGCCTCCGGGGAAAGTTCTGTGGGAAAAATGTTGGGTGACGCTTTCCAGGTTTTGACTTTTTTGCCGGTGCCAAACCCCACCCCACCAGCCCGATTTTGCCCCAGGAGAGAGGCAAAAACACTCAAGCCATCATCGCTTTCCGGCAATACCAACCGGGGCATGAAATACTCCCGCATTTTCAAGCGCGCCATGTACTCGGCGTTCCCCCCCAGGATGATGTCCGTCCCCCGCCCCGCCATGTTGGTGGCAATGGTCACCGCCCCCTTGCGTCCCGCCTGGGCAACAATTTCCGCCTCCCGCTCCACGTTTTCTGGTTTGGCGTTGAGCAGGTTGTGGGGAATCCCCCGTTGTTGCAGTAAGGAAGCTAAAAGTTCGGATTTTTCCACACTGGTTGTCCCCACCAATACCGGGCGACCGAGGGTGTGAAATTCCGCACATTCTTCGGCAATGGCTAACCATTTCGCCATCTCGGTTTTATACACCACATCGGGCACATCTTTGCGCACGTTGGGGCGGTTGGTGGGAATCGTGGTCACGTCCAATTTGTAAATTTTGCCAATCTCCGCCTCCTCGGTTTTGGCCGTGCCGGTCATCCCCGCCAATTTGGGATACAGCAAAAAGAAATTTTGGTAGGTAATGGTGGCTAAGGTTTGGGTTTCCGGCTCAATGGCTAAGCCTTCTTTGGCTTCAATCGCTTGGTGCAAGCCATCACTCCAGCGTCGCCCCGGCATCACCCGCCCGGTAAATTCATCTACGATCACAATTTCATCATTGCGGACAATATAATTCACATCTTTGATGAACAGTTCCTTGGCTTTGATGGCATTAAACACATAATGCGCCCAGGGATTATCCGAATCGTATAAATCCGTGACTTCCAGGATTTTTTCTGCATCAATAAACCCTTCATCCGAAAGTAAGATATTCCGGTTTTTCTCATCCACTTCGTAGTGTTCATCCGGTTTTAGTTGGGCGGCAACTTGGGCGGCAGTCATATATTTTTTCTCCCGTTCCTCCGGGTCACCCACCTGCCCGGAAATAATCAACGGCGTGCGGGCTTCGTCAATCAAAATTGAATCCACTTCGTCAATTACGCAATAGTTAAAATTCCGCTGCACCACCTCTTCAATACTGGTCGCCATACTGTCACGCAGGTAATCAAACCCCAATTCGCTATTGGTGGCGTAGGTGACCTCACAGGCGTAGTTTTTGCGCCGCTCGCTGGCATCCATCCCCTGCTGAATCAAGCCCACGCTCAGCCCCATAAACCGATGCAACTGCCCCATCCATTCCGCATCCCGGCGCGCCAGGTAATCATTCACCGTTACCACGTGTACCCCTTTATTTGTGAGGGCGTTCAGGTAGCTGGGCAGGGTGGCCACCAGGGTTTTCCCTTCCCCGGTTTTCATTTCGGCGATTTGCCCCTCGTGCAGTACCATCCCCCCCAACAATTGCACGTCAAAATGGCGCAGACCCAGCACTCGTTTTCCCGCCTCCCGCACGGCGGCAAAGGCTTCGGGCAATAAATCCTCCAGGGTTTCCCCCTGGTCTAGTCGTTGGCGAAATTCCCCGGTTTTCCCCCGCAGTTCCTCATCCGAGAGTCGCTGCATTTCCTCTTCCAGCAGGTTAATTTCTACCACCAGCGGCTTGTACTGGTTAATTTTGCGCTGATTGGGGTCACCGAGCAGAAGTTTCAGCATGGGCGTGGGGCAAATGTTACAGATAACAATGGGCATGATCCATCCTAGCACTGGGCGATGGGGTCATCTCGTCAACGGGTATGGTAGGCTGAAGGCGTTGGCAATGTGGAGGCATTGGGGCGCATGACTCAGGGAAAAGGGTTTGGCTTTGGGCTGGGCAAGATGAAGGAATTTGCCGATGCCATCAAAAAGGCGCAACAAGTCCAAGAAGGCGCCATCCAAATGCAACAGGAATTGGACAGCATGGAAATTGTGGGCGAGGCCGCCGAGGGGGCTGTGAAAGTGATCCTCAGCGGCAATCAAGAACCCCGGCGGGTGGAAATTGCCCCGACTGCCCTGGAGAAAGGTGCTGAGGAATTAGCCGCATTGGTACTTACTGCCCTCAAATCCGCCTACGAGCAATCCACCGCCACCATGAAACAAAAAATGGATGACCTCACGGGCGGTTTAGGCTTGCCAGGGGTTTAGTTTTGGGATAATTTGCGGTTAAAATTTTGCACAATCCTGGTCAAAACGTCAATCCCGCCCACATTTCCCGGTACGATCACTACGGGCAAATTGGGGAATTGGGGATGGTTGACCGGCGTGCAAATCACGTTAATTCCAGGCGCAATTTGACCCAGCAAACGCACTGCGGTTAAATTCAAACCGTGGCTGAGAATTTCATTAGACGTGATCCCCCCTTTGCTGACCAGAAAGCCTATTTCTGAGGGTAAATGATGCACCAACAAAGAGGTAACTTCCGCCACCTGTTTCCCAAAATGTAAACGGGTTTGAGTATCGGGAAATCGCAATTCCTGGCGGGGGGTATAAAGGACGGGGATTAACCCTTGGTTTAAGGTAGCTGTGATTGACTTTACGGCCATCTCTACCACATCCAAGGGGGTTTTGCCTTGGAGTAGTTGGGCAATTGCTAATTCAATGCCCTGCACATGCTCTTGTTGGAGTAAATGCTGAACCTGCTGGGTGGAAAGTTGCACATGGGAACCGACAATCACCACGCCGGGTAGGCTTCCCCGGACATATTGGGACATGGATTCGGGGGCAACGGGTTGGGGCGGTAATTGGGCTAAGGCACTGACAATTCCCGCCGCCGAACGGAGTAACCAGCGTTTCCCCTGTTGATGCGTGCGCTCCAGGGCTTGGGCAAATAAATTTAGGTCATTGTGGGTAACCGCATCCACCACCCCACAGGCATTATTTTGCAAGCTCAATAACAATTCATCACAGCCGGAACGAATGTTATCTAAGGTGAAACGCACCACATCTTTACTACTAATCCGACCCGCGGTTTTTTCCTCAACATAAGCGGGCAAATAGGCGGATTGATACCCAAAGACCGAATCCTTGGCAAATTCCGTTTGATCCACGGGCACCGGTGCCCCATTTACCAGCAAATAATGCACACTTTCTTGGGTAATTCTCCCCCCTTCAATAAAGGCAGGAATGAGCAAATGGGCATCAAAACCCCCTAATTCTTGGTTGATCACCTCAATTTCCAGGGGATAATGCCCCCGCAATGTGGAATCGGAACGGCTGATGACGAGGTAATTTTTGAGCAAATCCGCCCCCAATACCTGCCGCAGATTTTGGCAAATTTCTTGGGTAACCTGGGCGGCCATTTCGGGGGTACGGGCGCGGGTATTGCCCAGGATAAAGAGCAGGGGCGACTCGTCCTGTAATGCCATTGTCAAACTTTCCACATCCCAGCGCAGGAGGAGCAAACAGCCATGCACGGTCTGGGAGCCGGTGGGGTCGTCATCCAAAACCAGTAATTTGGGGCGGGTCATCGTTGCACCAGTTGCCAGGGGAACCATCAACCCTTCAGTATAGACACAAGCGGGTTACGGGGTACGCAGGTGAATTTTCAACAAATGCAGGCGGCACTGCACCAGTTTTGGGGGGGGCGGGGGTGTGTGATTGTCCAACCCTACGATGTGGAAAAAGGGGCGGGCACCATGAGTCCCCACACGTTTTTGCGGGCGTTGGGGCCGGAACCTTGGGCGGTGGCCTATGTGGAACCCTGTCGTCGTCCGGGGGATGGCCGTTATGGGGAAAATCCTAACCGGTTTCAGCATTATTTCCAGTATCAGGTGTTGATTAAACCCTCGCCAGCGGGGATTCAAGAAACCTATTTGGCATCCCTGCGTTGCTTGGGTATCAAACCAGAAGAACACGATATTCGCTTTGTGGAAGACAACTGGGAATCCCCCACCCTGGGTGCCTGGGGCGTGGGTTGGGAAGTGTGGTTGGATGGCATGGAAATTACCCAATTTACCTATTTTCAACAATGTGGTAGCTTAGACTGCCACCCGGTCGCCATTGAGATTACCTATGGATTGGAACGGCTCGCCATGTATCTGCAAAATGTGGATAAAATCCTAGATATTCGCTGGAATGACCAGGTGAACTATGGGCAAATTTATCTGCAAAATGAAATCGAACAATGCACCTACAATTTCCAGGCCGCTGACCCCGAAATCCTTTTTCAACTATTCACCCTCTACGAAAAATCAGCCCAGCAATTGCTCACCCAAAACCTGGTCACCCCCACCCTGGATTATGTGCTGAAATGCTCCCACACGTTTAATTTGCTGGAAGCCCGGGGGGTGATTGCCGTCACGGAACGCACCCGTTATATTGGCCGGATTCGCCAACTCGCCCGTCACGTCGCCCAACTGTATGTCCAACAACGGGAAGCCTTAGGATTTCCCTTGCAACGGCCTAGCGTCCTGTCCCCCAAACCGGCATAATAAAGGCAAACGCAAAACCATCGGGTTCAGGAGTTGGGATTATGGCACGCACCCCGTCAGTCATGGTGGATTTGGGCACCCCCGCCCCGGAATTTCACCTACCGGATGTGGTCACCGGCAATACGATTAGCTTGGACACTTTTACGGGCAAAACCGGTTTATTGGTGATGTTTATTTGCCGCCATTGCCCCTACGTGAAACACATCCAAGACCAGTTGGCACAGTTGGGACGAGATTATCAAAATCAAGATTTAGGCATCGTGGCGATCAGTTCCAATGATGCGGAAAAATACCCGGATGATGCCCCAGAATCCCTCAAGGAAATGGCCGAAACCTTGGGATTTACCTTCCCTTTTTGCTACGATGCCACCCAATCGGTCGCCAAAGCCTACCAAGCCGCCTGTACCCCGGATTTTTACCTGTTTGACCGCCAGCAAAAACTGGTCTATCGGGGGCAATTGGATGACAGCCGCCCCAAAAGCGACCCGCCGATTCCCGTCACCGGCAAAGACCTGCGAGCCGCCCTGGATGCCCTGCTCAGCGGTCAAGCCATCCCCACCGAGCAACGAGCCAGCATCGGTTGCAACATCAAATGGCAACCGGGGAACGAGCCGGATTATTACAAAACCGCCTAATTCCCTCTTTCCCACGCCGCTGGTAACCTCTCAGATTCACCAACCAACTTGATACGGTCGGTGCATGAGCGTTGTTATACGGCATTTGTCCACAGACACATCATAGGTAGCTTTTTTTAGAAACTGCACGATAATCTTAAAACTTGTGGAGCACTCCAGCCTAAAAAAACTATATGTCAAACAATCCCCTGGCCGAGGTCTTTGGTTTTCCCAGTAACACCTTCTCAGAGAAAGCAGAACGCTATCGACGAAACAAGCTTTGTCCGTATAACAACAAAGTGCCCAATTGTACCAAGGACAAGGCTAACAACCCATTAGGGGTATGTAGCATTTATCACAGGAATTCTCCTGTCATCACTTGCCCAGTCCGATTTAGGCAAAACTGGTTGATTGCTGAGAATGCGGCAACCTTCTTCTTTGGGAATCAGGCAAACTGGACTTCTTTAACAGAGGTTCGGCTGAAGGATGCTAACGGACAATCAGCAGGCAACATTGATGTTGTACTGGTTTCTTACGATGATCGAGGAAGAGTGATAGATTTTGGGGCTGTGGAGATACAGGCTGTTTACATATCTGGAAATGTACGTAAACCTTTCGAGACATACATGAACAACCCTCAAGATTGGGAGAATATAGATTGGTCAAGATTAGCGGATTATTACCCAACTCCAGACTATCTGTCATCATCACGCAAGCGATTGACTCCTCAACTGTTGTATAAAGGTGCAATTCTGCATGGATGGAACAAAAAGCAGGCTGTTGTTGTCCAGAAGAGCTTCTTTGAAACGTTACCCAATTTGCCAAGAGTTGAGCAACAGCAGGCTGAGATTGCTTGGCATCTTTATGATTTGCAGCGGCAGGATGATCAGTTTGATTTAGCCTTAAATAATATTTTTTATACAGAGTATTGGTCGGCAATTAACCGAATCTCTACTCCAGAATCTGGAAGGTTAGAAGATTTTATGGAAATACTTCAACAGAAGCTAGATGATAAATTGGAAAACCCACCAGATACGCAAACGATTTTAGATATACCTTTACAGTAAGAGAAAAAACAATGAATCAAATTGAATTATTTGATACTAACTCTTTACAAGAAAAACAGCATATAGTGAACGTTGCTACTGTGCCTCAGCGTAGTCCCTTTCGTTACGCTGGGGGTAAGACTTGGTTAATTCCGAGAATTAGACAGTGGCTATTAAAACATGGTGGTTTAAACAAAGAATTGATTGAGCCTTTTGTGGGTGGCGGAATTGTAAGCCTAACGGCTGCCTTTGAAGGTTTAGTTGGTCAAGTCATAATGGTAGAAAAAGATGAGGGTGTAGCTGCTGTATGGCGAACCATTTTAGAAGATGACGCTGAATGGTTAGCAGATACTATTAAGAATTTTCATTTAACTCCAGAAAACGCAAGAAGAGCAATTGAAGCCTCGGATCAATCTCTAAAGTCTCTTGCTTTCGCTACCGTTGTGAAAAACCGTGTTAATCGAGGTGGAATTCTTGCAGACGGTGCAAGTTTCATTAAGCAAGGAGAAAATGGCAAAGGCATAACATCACGCTGGTATCCCGAAACCCTTCAAAAGCGGATACTTGCTATTTCGCAAATGAAACACAAAATTAAATTTATTGAAGGAGATGGATTTGAGATTTGTGAACAAAATGCTCATCGGAGAGATGCTATTTATTTTATTGATCCACCCTATATCAAAGCAGGCCGAAGGCTATATCGATATTCAACAATTAATCATAAGGGTTTGTTTGAACTTGCTGATAAACTGCAAGGAGACTTTTTAATAAGCTATGATAATACTCAAGAAGTACAAGGTTTAGCAGGATATTACGGCTTTACTACAAGACCTATCTCCATGAAAAATACACACCATGCAGAAAAAACAGAATTACTAATCGGACGTGATCTATCGTGGTTTTTAGGATAAAGATTCGTTTGGGAGGCAAAGGTTGTCGCTACCGTAAGACTCCTACAATAACTGATCCATCAAACGAAACACCGTCCCCGCCGCCGCCCAATCCGGGGGCTGGGGTTGGGTACTTAACCACTGGCTGAGCAAACGGTGCAAACCCATCAGCTTAAAACTGGGTTCCGCCTGCGCCTGCACCATCGCCGCCGCCACCGGCAGATAACCGGTTTCTCCCAAATCCGCCAACATTACCCTTTGCAGGCGGGTTTCCGCCCGGTTGATTAAAACTAACAACTGCTGCACATAATCCGAGTCCTGGGTCAGTAAATACATCGTACATAAAGCGACACTCCGCACCCGGGGCAGGGGATGGGTTAAGAAAGATTGAATTTGGGGGCGAGCAACCTGGGCATTTAACCGTCCCAAAGCCAGCAGAATCGCCGGGTAGGGTTGGGGCAATTCCTCCGTCCCCAGGGCAGAGGGGACTTCTGTAGCCATCAACAGACTCACCAAGTCGGGAATCGCCTGGGTTGCCCCTAATAATCCCAAGGCAGTCGCCGCCGCTGAGCGCAGTTGAAAGTCCGCCACCCCCAAACAAGCCAACAAGCCGGGTATCGCCTGCGGGTCACCAATTTGCCCCAGGGCACGGGCGGCATTGCGGCGCAGGGGATAGCCCCCCAACTCCGTGCGGTCGGACTCATCCTGCAAAGCCTGGATCAAGATGGGAACTGCCACCTTGACCCGAAACCGCCCCAACCACCAGGCGGCATAGTACCGTTGGCTCAAATCCGGGGCTTGGAGTTGGGCAATCGCTTCAGCGACCGTCACCCCGGTTGGCCGTTGGCACTCCCCAGGGCGGCAATCCCGACAATTTTGCCCCCCAAGCGGGTAATCCGGCGCATTTCTTCATTCATCCGGTTGTAGGGCACGGTGACAAACACACTGCCACTTTTGCGGATGGGAAACGTGCGGCGGTCACTCTGGTCGCTCTGGCGCAGACCCACCACTTCGTAACGAAACAAACGCTGGTTGGCTTCGATCAAACCGGATACTCCGGCACTAGCTGACCCATAAAACATCGGTGCGGCTCCCGAATAAATTGCTGTCCCAATTTTAGAGGCTGGTGGCTCCCCACCGAAACTATGACAATTTGTAACAATAGCTCCAGAGGGGATTGCTCTAGGATGGGCTTAACCATCGGTTTCGTAATTATGGCGCAGGTCAAGCTCAAAAAATTACTCCACCAGCCGGAATTGGCGGCCATACTGATGGAACTCACCCAGGGGCAGGCGTGGGGCGTGACTGATACTGAGGGCAAACCATTGGCGGGCACTTTGACCAGCGGTACTGGGCTGGCTATTACCAGCGAGGGTCAACGCCTGGGGTGGGTGTACGGGGAAATGGCACCCCTGCTTGCCCGTTGGTTGCAGTATGTGGTTACCCAGGAG encodes the following:
- a CDS encoding NotI family restriction endonuclease, yielding MSNNPLAEVFGFPSNTFSEKAERYRRNKLCPYNNKVPNCTKDKANNPLGVCSIYHRNSPVITCPVRFRQNWLIAENAATFFFGNQANWTSLTEVRLKDANGQSAGNIDVVLVSYDDRGRVIDFGAVEIQAVYISGNVRKPFETYMNNPQDWENIDWSRLADYYPTPDYLSSSRKRLTPQLLYKGAILHGWNKKQAVVVQKSFFETLPNLPRVEQQQAEIAWHLYDLQRQDDQFDLALNNIFYTEYWSAINRISTPESGRLEDFMEILQQKLDDKLENPPDTQTILDIPLQ
- a CDS encoding YbaB/EbfC family nucleoid-associated protein, producing MTQGKGFGFGLGKMKEFADAIKKAQQVQEGAIQMQQELDSMEIVGEAAEGAVKVILSGNQEPRRVEIAPTALEKGAEELAALVLTALKSAYEQSTATMKQKMDDLTGGLGLPGV
- a CDS encoding phycobilisome linker polypeptide; this encodes MFYGSASAGVSGLIEANQRLFRYEVVGLRQSDQSDRRTFPIRKSGSVFVTVPYNRMNEEMRRITRLGGKIVGIAALGSANGQPG
- a CDS encoding four-carbon acid sugar kinase family protein: MTRPKLLVLDDDPTGSQTVHGCLLLLRWDVESLTMALQDESPLLFILGNTRARTPEMAAQVTQEICQNLRQVLGADLLKNYLVISRSDSTLRGHYPLEIEVINQELGGFDAHLLIPAFIEGGRITQESVHYLLVNGAPVPVDQTEFAKDSVFGYQSAYLPAYVEEKTAGRISSKDVVRFTLDNIRSGCDELLLSLQNNACGVVDAVTHNDLNLFAQALERTHQQGKRWLLRSAAGIVSALAQLPPQPVAPESMSQYVRGSLPGVVIVGSHVQLSTQQVQHLLQQEHVQGIELAIAQLLQGKTPLDVVEMAVKSITATLNQGLIPVLYTPRQELRFPDTQTRLHFGKQVAEVTSLLVHHLPSEIGFLVSKGGITSNEILSHGLNLTAVRLLGQIAPGINVICTPVNHPQFPNLPVVIVPGNVGGIDVLTRIVQNFNRKLSQN
- the secA gene encoding preprotein translocase subunit SecA; protein product: MLKLLLGDPNQRKINQYKPLVVEINLLEEEMQRLSDEELRGKTGEFRQRLDQGETLEDLLPEAFAAVREAGKRVLGLRHFDVQLLGGMVLHEGQIAEMKTGEGKTLVATLPSYLNALTNKGVHVVTVNDYLARRDAEWMGQLHRFMGLSVGLIQQGMDASERRKNYACEVTYATNSELGFDYLRDSMATSIEEVVQRNFNYCVIDEVDSILIDEARTPLIISGQVGDPEEREKKYMTAAQVAAQLKPDEHYEVDEKNRNILLSDEGFIDAEKILEVTDLYDSDNPWAHYVFNAIKAKELFIKDVNYIVRNDEIVIVDEFTGRVMPGRRWSDGLHQAIEAKEGLAIEPETQTLATITYQNFFLLYPKLAGMTGTAKTEEAEIGKIYKLDVTTIPTNRPNVRKDVPDVVYKTEMAKWLAIAEECAEFHTLGRPVLVGTTSVEKSELLASLLQQRGIPHNLLNAKPENVEREAEIVAQAGRKGAVTIATNMAGRGTDIILGGNAEYMARLKMREYFMPRLVLPESDDGLSVFASLLGQNRAGGVGFGTGKKVKTWKASPNIFPTELSPEAERTLRLAVDFAVQVYGEQSLPELVAEDKIAIASEKAPTDDPVVARLREAYNLVRHEYEVYTQAEHDEVVQRGGLHVIGTERHESRRIDNQLRGRAARQGDPGTTRFFLSLEDNLLRIFGGERVAALMSAFRVEEDMPIESGILTRSLEGAQKKVETYYYDIRKQVFEYDEVMNNQRRAIYAERRGILEGRDLRELVIQYAEKTIDDIIAAYINPDLPSEEWNLPGVVEKVKQFIYLLSDLEASQLEDLSLPEMQVFLHEQVRIAYDLKEAQVEQIRTGLMREAERFFILQQVDTLWREHLQQMDALRESVGLRGYGQQDPLIEYKIEGYELFQDMMTNIRRNVVYALFQFQPQVQPVAS
- a CDS encoding DNA adenine methylase; this translates as MNQIELFDTNSLQEKQHIVNVATVPQRSPFRYAGGKTWLIPRIRQWLLKHGGLNKELIEPFVGGGIVSLTAAFEGLVGQVIMVEKDEGVAAVWRTILEDDAEWLADTIKNFHLTPENARRAIEASDQSLKSLAFATVVKNRVNRGGILADGASFIKQGENGKGITSRWYPETLQKRILAISQMKHKIKFIEGDGFEICEQNAHRRDAIYFIDPPYIKAGRRLYRYSTINHKGLFELADKLQGDFLISYDNTQEVQGLAGYYGFTTRPISMKNTHHAEKTELLIGRDLSWFLG
- the glyQ gene encoding glycine--tRNA ligase subunit alpha gives rise to the protein MQAALHQFWGGRGCVIVQPYDVEKGAGTMSPHTFLRALGPEPWAVAYVEPCRRPGDGRYGENPNRFQHYFQYQVLIKPSPAGIQETYLASLRCLGIKPEEHDIRFVEDNWESPTLGAWGVGWEVWLDGMEITQFTYFQQCGSLDCHPVAIEITYGLERLAMYLQNVDKILDIRWNDQVNYGQIYLQNEIEQCTYNFQAADPEILFQLFTLYEKSAQQLLTQNLVTPTLDYVLKCSHTFNLLEARGVIAVTERTRYIGRIRQLARHVAQLYVQQREALGFPLQRPSVLSPKPA
- a CDS encoding thioredoxin family protein; the encoded protein is MARTPSVMVDLGTPAPEFHLPDVVTGNTISLDTFTGKTGLLVMFICRHCPYVKHIQDQLAQLGRDYQNQDLGIVAISSNDAEKYPDDAPESLKEMAETLGFTFPFCYDATQSVAKAYQAACTPDFYLFDRQQKLVYRGQLDDSRPKSDPPIPVTGKDLRAALDALLSGQAIPTEQRASIGCNIKWQPGNEPDYYKTA
- a CDS encoding HEAT repeat domain-containing protein, which gives rise to MTVAEAIAQLQAPDLSQRYYAAWWLGRFRVKVAVPILIQALQDESDRTELGGYPLRRNAARALGQIGDPQAIPGLLACLGVADFQLRSAAATALGLLGATQAIPDLVSLLMATEVPSALGTEELPQPYPAILLALGRLNAQVARPQIQSFLTHPLPRVRSVALCTMYLLTQDSDYVQQLLVLINRAETRLQRVMLADLGETGYLPVAAAMVQAQAEPSFKLMGLHRLLSQWLSTQPQPPDWAAAGTVFRLMDQLL